Proteins from one Bos taurus isolate L1 Dominette 01449 registration number 42190680 breed Hereford chromosome 7, ARS-UCD2.0, whole genome shotgun sequence genomic window:
- the OR7A80 gene encoding olfactory receptor family 7 subfamily A member 80 — MYLITVFGNLLIILAVSSDFHLHTPMYFFLSNLSFADICFTSTIIPKMLWNIQTHSKVITFEGCIIQMYFFLLFGGLDVFLLTMMAYDRYMAICHPLHYMVIMKPRLCGLLVLSSFIMSFLYALMQSLMVVQLSFCTKQVIPHFFCEANLMIKLACSDTFICDMVVYFVSVVLGGGSLGAILYSYSKIIACINGISSAQGKYKAFSTCASHLSIVSLFSCSVLGVYLTSADTHSSHSSVIASVMYSVVTPMLNPFMYSLRNKDIKKALKIFGKETNKELIVLGLKNCH; from the coding sequence ATGTACCTGATCACTGTGTTTGGaaacctgctcatcatcctggcTGTCAGCTCAGACTTCCACCTCCatacccccatgtacttcttcctctccaacctgtcctttGCAGACATTTGTTTCACCTCCACCATCATCCCAAAGATGCTGTGGAACATCCAGACTCACAGCAAAGTCATAACCTTCGAAGGCTGCATCATCCAGATGTATTTTTTCTTACTGTTTGGGGGATTGGATGTCTTCCTCCTGACCATGATGGCCTATGATCGATATATGGCCATCTGTCACCCTCTACACTACATGGTCATCATGAAACCCCGGCTCTGTGGTCTCCTGGTTCTGTCATCTTTTATTATGAGTTTCCTATATGCCCTGATGCAAAGCTTAATGGTGGTACAGTTGTCCTTCTGTACAAAGCAGGTAATCCCCCACTTTTTCTGTGAAGCCAACTTGATGATCAAACTTGCCTGTTCTGACACCTTCATCTGTGACATGGTGGTATATTTTGTATCAGTGGTGCTGGGTGGTGGTTCCCTTGGTGCTATTCTTTACTCTTACTCTAAGATAATTGCCTGCATAAATGGAATCTCATCAGCTCAGGGGAAGTATAAAGCATTTTCCACCTGTGCATCTCATCTCTCAATTGTCTCCTTATTTTCTTGTTCAGTCCTGGGAGTGTACCTTACCTCTGCTGATACTCACAGCTCACACTCAAGTGTAATCGCCTCGGTGATGTACAGTgtggtcacacccatgctgaaTCCCTTCATGTACAGTCTCAggaataaagacattaaaaaagctctgaaaatattTGGGAAGGAAACTAATAAAGAGTTAATTGTCCTGGGGCTGAAGAACTGCCACTGA